The Plutella xylostella chromosome 12, ilPluXylo3.1, whole genome shotgun sequence genome includes a window with the following:
- the LOC105390248 gene encoding putative fatty acyl-CoA reductase CG5065, with protein sequence MVNSEEGCNQSESISEFFAGKSVFVTGGTGFLGKVLIEKLLYSCRSIDKIYVLIRKKRGRNPDVRMQSFFENVIFSRIRNERPSDLEKVVPVIGDMSEPNLGLEHSVISLLIQKVSVIFHVAATIKFNESLKFALSVNFEGTKQILELCRKLRKIDALVHVSTAYSNTEQDTVEERVYPPPNTLQEIDEFLNKSGDDVDARNIFLKKKPNTYAYTKSMAEYLVSTHQQDIPTAIVRPSIVLSTLKDPLPGWLENWNGPTGLMYAAARGVHRFMAADAAKVLDLIPVDTVANMTIAAAAACKNSKELKVYNCCSSPRNPITNGEFLRYFMESGASHHYGVVPYPFLILIKSTIVLSILKFFLVLIPAYVMDLFLRLFGRKPKYVKLQAVFQYAEDMLKFFTLNEWTFRDENVRGLIRNMTPEDRDTFYCDPADINWRKYVDDYVVGIDRFLVKKDKNN encoded by the exons ATGGTGAATTCAGAAGAAGGCTGTAATCAGAGTGAATCTATTAGCGAGTTCTTCGCTGGAAAGTCAGTTTTCGTGACGGGAGGCACCGGATTTCTTGGAAAA gtattAATAGAAAAACTGCTATATAGCTGTAGGTCTATTGACAAAATCTATGTTTTAATTCGGAAAAAGAGAGGTCGGAATCCCGACGTCCGAATGCAATCATTTTTTGAAAATGTC attttttccCGTATAAGAAATGAAAGACCCAGTGATTTAGAGAAAGTGGTCCCTGTTATTGGAGACATGTCAGAACCGAACCTGGGCCTAGAGCACTCAGTCATTTCCCTTCTAATTCAAAAG GTGTCAGTAATATTCCACGTGGCCGCCACTATAAAGTTCAACGAGTCCTTGAAATTTGCTTTGTCCGTTAACTTTGAAGGAACCAAACAGATTCTTGAGCTGTGTCGAAAATTGCGGAAAATTGAT GCATTAGTCCACGTGTCGACAGCCTACAGCAACACGGAGCAGGACACGGTGGAGGAGAGGGTCTACCCGCCGCCGAACACATTGCAAGAAATTGACGAATTCCTCAATAAGAGTGGCGATGATGTGGATGCAAGGAATATATTTCTAA aaaagaAACCGAATACATACGCTTACACAAAATCTATGGCTGAATATTTGGTGTCGACCCATCAACAGGACATACCCACCGCCATCGTCAGACCTTCAATTG TGCTATCAACCCTCAAGGACCCGCTCCCAGGGTGGCTGGAGAACTGGAACGGTCCCACCGGCCTCATGtacgccgccgcccgcggGGTCCACCGGTTCATGGCAGCCGACGCGGCCAAGGTCCTGGACCTCATCCCCGTCGATACGGTCGCCAACATGACCATTGCCGCGGCCGCTGCTTGCAAaaa TTCAAAGGAACTGAAAGTGTACAACTGCTGCAGCAGCCCCAGAAACCCCATCACCAATGGAGAGTTCTTGCGATACTTCATGGAATCAGGAGCGTCACATCACTatg gtGTGGTTCCATATCCGTTCTTGATTCTAATTAAATCCACTATCGTGCTCTCTATATTGAAGTTCTTCTTAGTACTGATTCCTGCTTACGTGATGGATTTATTTTTGAGACTATTTGGAAGGAAACCAAA GTACGTGAAACTACAAGCAGTGTTTCAGTATGCTGAAGATATGCTGAAGTTTTTTACACTGAACGAATGGACCTTTCGTGATGAGAATGTCAGGGGTCTGATCAGAAATATGACTCCTGAAGACAGGGATACCTTCTACTGTGACCCGGCCGATATCAATTGGAGAAAATACGTAGACGATTACGTCGTTGGTATTGACAGGTTCTTGGTaaagaaagataaaaataattaa